In Streptomyces sp. NBC_01381, the sequence TGGATCCGCAGATGCGGCCTACGTAGGGAGTGAGTTGGTCGAGCAGACTCGCCATGGCGAGGGTGTCGCCGCGTTGCGCCGCGCGGACCAGGCGGGCTGTCTCCTCATCGGACACGTACGGCTTCCTCCCTGCGGGCGACGCGTACGGCCGCCGCGCACAGGATGGCGCAGAGCGGCGTGTAGAGGCCCAGGTTCAGCCAGTAGAAGGCGGTGTCCGTCTCCTTGGCGAAGAGCCAGTAGACGCCTGCGAGCGTCCGCAGGGAGAGCCCCGCGGCGACGGCGAGGGTGCCGGGACGGCTTCCCGCCAGGACGAGGGCCGAGGCGGTGAGGAGGAGGGTGGCGAGGGGGATCAGGATGGGCGGGGTGAAG encodes:
- a CDS encoding DUF3995 domain-containing protein; translated protein: MPRHPAATLIAAVLTTDALLHLYWATGQTWPAASEQSLSYAVLGADVPFTPPILIPLATLLLTASALVLAGSRPGTLAVAAGLSLRTLAGVYWLFAKETDTAFYWLNLGLYTPLCAILCAAAVRVARREEAVRVR